From the Paraflavitalea soli genome, the window TCATCTTCCGCCCGATGTGCAATATGCAAGCGCCCTGTTCAATCACACCCTGCATCCGGTCATCATACTTACTAAAAAGGACAGCGAGCGGCTCAGCCTCCTATTCGCTGAGATGAAGACCCTGCGCGAATCGGACTATCCTTTCAAATGGGATATGATCCGCCATATCCTGCAGCTCCTTGTTCACGAAGGCATCCGCCTGCAGCAAGGCCAGGTAGCTCCGCCAACCATGGTGCGCGACCGGCTTGTCAATGTCTTTCTTACCACCCTCAACCAGCAATTCCCGGTCGATTCTCCCGAAAGCTCACTGAAACTGCTGACGCCTGCCCACTTTGCCGACCAGCTGCATGTACATGTGAACCACCTCAACAGTGTGGTAAAGAAACATACCGGCAAAACCACCCGGGCCATTATCCAGGAACGGGTAATGACAGAGGCCAGGGCCCTCCTCCGCAATACCAACTGGAATATCGCAGAGATCGCCTATGCCCTTGGTTTTGAATACCCTTCCCATTTCAACAAATACTTTAAGCATTTCACAACGGAAACGCCCATGGAATTCCGGGCGGGGCAGCAATTGAAGCCGGCCACCCACCTTTGATTGGTATAAGCATCACTTTGAATCGTATAATAACCGGGAAGCCGGGGCTGAGTACCTTTACAACCTTAAAAAGTAAAGTAGTTAAGCCATGAAACGAATCAAAGAATCCCGGGTGGGGTTGAATACCATTGTTGCATTAAGTCTCATACCCTTGTCCGGATTTGCTATGGATGTTTTTATTCCCTCATTGCCCGATATGGCCGTGAAGCTACATGCCACGCCGGCCGCCATTCAACTCACCCTTTCCTTATTCATTATCAGTTACGGTGTGTCCCAGTTGATCGTCGGCGGCATCATTGATACGTATGGACGTTACTGGCCCAGTATGCTCTCCATGTTGTTGTTCAGCGCCGCCAGTTTTATGATCGCCTATACCAACAACCTGCAGCTGATCTATACCCTGCGGATCGTGCAGGGCTTTACGGTAGCGATGATCGTGGTCAGCAAGCGTGCATTGTTTGTGGACTTGTATTCGGGTGAACAATTGAAAAAATATACCAGCCTGTTTTCTGTTATCTGGGCCATTGCGCCTATCGTGGCGCCTTTCCTGGGCGGGTTCTTTCAAACCACCTGGGGCTGGGCTTCCAATTTCATGTTCCTGGGGTACTTTGGCCTGGTCTTCTTCGTGATAGAATTAGTGACCGGTGGAGAATCGATGAAGGCGCGTCAGCCTTTCAGTGCACGTGACATCCTCAGTAGTTATGCCCACATGATAAAAGCGAAAGATTTTACGGCGGGCCTTGTTATTCTCGGCCTCGCTTATGCGATGATCCTGGTATATGGTATGGGTAGTCCCTTTCTCATTGAGCAACGCCTGCAATACCCCCCTACTGTTACGGGCTATTGTGCACTATTCTCCGGCGTTTCTGTATTCATTGGCGGGTCGGTATCCCGTATGTTGATCCAGCGGCCTTTTCTCAAAAAATTATTAATGGCCAGTGGCCTTCAGCTTGCTACCGTAGCCATCATGATACCTGTTACGATGCATTATCACAACCTGTTTACCTTGCTCGTCTATGTATTTCTGTTGCATAGCACAGGCGGCTTTATTTTCAATAACCTGATGTCTTATTGCCTGATCCGTTTTCCGAAGTATGCGGGTAAAGCGAGCGGATTGGTGGGCGGTGGTTTTGCCGTAGTAACATTCATATTAAGTTCCCTGTTGTCCAATACCCTCACGATTAGCAACCAGCCCGTCCTGGGAGTTGCGTATGCGGTATTGTCGCTGGGCGTTTTTGCAACCCTGTTGGGAACGAAGTGGAAAGGCGGGGAAAAGGCAACGAACCAACCAGACAAAGAGGCAACGAGGGTAACCCCAGTGGTGGCTGAGGCGTAAAAGCGTCGAAGGCCCCACACTGCCCAATCGCCCAATTGTAATTGCACTGAAATAGCCTACGACTTGCACTGAGTTAGCCTATACAGTGCAAGTCGGAATAAAATGCGGGTGCAAGCAGGGACTGCATAACAGGCAGAATATCAATAGACTATAGCCATATTCGCGTTTTGAGCGAAAATGTTCAGTGCAATTAAGCTTGTGCTTTCAATTGATAATCAACATACTAACCATGAATTTGGCATGGGTGACGCGCGGTAAAGCCAGGTTTCTGGAAGGAAATGTTACAAAATATTGCCGAGGTAGAGGATCAGCACAATGCTTACCAGCAACATGCCGGCTGCAAAGATGTAAAGCCAGGTAGACCGTTCCTGGAACTGGCCGGTGCTCAGTTGGCGGGCCGTGCGCCGGTAGCGGATCATGCCCGTCACCAGGGCCAGCGAGCCCAGGATCACCAGCAGCATGCCCACCAGACCGGAATAACCATGAGTTTGTCCTTGCACGGGTGGTTTGCCCAACACGATGGTCAATTGCCTGACGAAAAGGGAGAATTTCACTACTACAAAACCGAAAGCCATGATCCCTACTGCCGTGCGGATCCAGGCCAGTAAGGTCCTTTCATTGGCGAGGTGTTCATTGGTGAGAAGTTTTTTGTTATCGTTCGGAGAGGAAGTCTGGTCCATGCCCATCCTGGCATAAATGATGTGCCAGCCCTGTTATGGTCACAATCCATCAACGATCCGGCGC encodes:
- a CDS encoding helix-turn-helix domain-containing protein; the encoded protein is MDKKIPTESLQQYYQRVGLSVPAELQGPDAKGHFNIRGTNCGTAKTPFNRRDYYKICLSPNMGRGDGMLVYNDQEIPLDQPCLIFTHPSVPASIEIRAGSINRFHCLFNKPFIEGHLPPDVQYASALFNHTLHPVIILTKKDSERLSLLFAEMKTLRESDYPFKWDMIRHILQLLVHEGIRLQQGQVAPPTMVRDRLVNVFLTTLNQQFPVDSPESSLKLLTPAHFADQLHVHVNHLNSVVKKHTGKTTRAIIQERVMTEARALLRNTNWNIAEIAYALGFEYPSHFNKYFKHFTTETPMEFRAGQQLKPATHL
- a CDS encoding MFS transporter, with protein sequence MKRIKESRVGLNTIVALSLIPLSGFAMDVFIPSLPDMAVKLHATPAAIQLTLSLFIISYGVSQLIVGGIIDTYGRYWPSMLSMLLFSAASFMIAYTNNLQLIYTLRIVQGFTVAMIVVSKRALFVDLYSGEQLKKYTSLFSVIWAIAPIVAPFLGGFFQTTWGWASNFMFLGYFGLVFFVIELVTGGESMKARQPFSARDILSSYAHMIKAKDFTAGLVILGLAYAMILVYGMGSPFLIEQRLQYPPTVTGYCALFSGVSVFIGGSVSRMLIQRPFLKKLLMASGLQLATVAIMIPVTMHYHNLFTLLVYVFLLHSTGGFIFNNLMSYCLIRFPKYAGKASGLVGGGFAVVTFILSSLLSNTLTISNQPVLGVAYAVLSLGVFATLLGTKWKGGEKATNQPDKEATRVTPVVAEA
- a CDS encoding YidH family protein, with protein sequence MDQTSSPNDNKKLLTNEHLANERTLLAWIRTAVGIMAFGFVVVKFSLFVRQLTIVLGKPPVQGQTHGYSGLVGMLLVILGSLALVTGMIRYRRTARQLSTGQFQERSTWLYIFAAGMLLVSIVLILYLGNIL